The following are from one region of the Gammaproteobacteria bacterium genome:
- a CDS encoding conserved hypothetical protein (Evidence 4 : Unknown function but conserved in other organisms), translating into MRFIKFAIRWIGSNLAVPFWVVGHIHLSINIYEDIYEILASFGMNIIVIWALWLDWKDQTTKK; encoded by the coding sequence ATGAGGTTTATTAAGTTTGCAATCAGGTGGATTGGGTCTAATTTAGCTGTCCCTTTTTGGGTTGTAGGTCATATACACCTATCAATTAACATATATGAAGACATTTATGAGATATTAGCCTCTTTTGGTATGAATATTATTGTAATATGGGCATTATGGTTAGATTGGAAGGACCAAACCACTAAAAAATGA
- a CDS encoding hypothetical protein (Evidence 5 : Unknown function), giving the protein MVDLIQSKKFQKLVFDKLNCDLTNTIYHPHGQEVWIIDFDTKEWFFQYLNNGQLWYNQKIFSLNLSLFSLTNAENQKMLKMWFEKTLNLMVNNISRKNSSMEYYIDGIMENTNYIWSMKDRYGFSYHIVKHYLGLKSHILEKNIKLEHFLTENEVY; this is encoded by the coding sequence ATGGTGGATTTAATCCAAAGTAAGAAATTTCAAAAACTTGTATTTGATAAGCTAAATTGTGATTTAACTAACACAATATACCACCCTCATGGTCAAGAAGTGTGGATTATTGACTTTGATACTAAAGAATGGTTTTTTCAGTACCTTAATAATGGTCAATTATGGTATAATCAGAAAATATTCAGTTTAAATCTCTCATTATTCTCACTTACCAACGCGGAAAATCAAAAAATGCTTAAAATGTGGTTTGAAAAGACCCTAAATTTGATGGTAAACAATATTTCAAGGAAAAACAGCTCAATGGAGTACTATATTGACGGTATTATGGAAAATACCAACTATATATGGTCAATGAAAGACAGATATGGGTTCAGTTATCATATAGTAAAACACTATTTGGGTCTAAAATCACATATTTTAGAGAAAAACATAAAATTAGAACACTTTTTAACAGAAAATGAGGTTTATTAA
- a CDS encoding hypothetical protein (Evidence 5 : Unknown function), with translation MDFDDKIEPTDETVEIDGGLKVVIDRKSVLYLYGTELDYSDGLNGKGFQWGNPNASRTCGCGESFAL, from the coding sequence ATGGATTTTGATGACAAAATTGAACCTACTGATGAAACCGTTGAAATTGATGGCGGGTTAAAAGTGGTTATCGATAGAAAATCTGTATTATATCTGTATGGAACTGAATTAGACTACTCAGATGGTTTAAACGGAAAAGGATTTCAATGGGGAAACCCTAACGCATCAAGGACTTGTGGATGTGGAGAGAGTTTTGCCCTCTAA